The Scomber japonicus isolate fScoJap1 chromosome 9, fScoJap1.pri, whole genome shotgun sequence genome includes a region encoding these proteins:
- the LOC128364869 gene encoding protein shortage in chiasmata 1 ortholog has translation MDEFINFDSEVIHELYKHMEVTEAVLCENDTEMFPAVRYKALDYVFETTTSLKVMMNLLALPAPYLTGTSDLYPHSGSLPEVTYRTPWIRGKIISTCRLFVSGSVLDDLGRKKQVNSPERFNVTLNHVKDKVEVIPSSNPDSLDDPDQDECIRLLKDSKINDPCQESFFKLSADQTYHESENKSKDLHLPEEMMVVNFLPQFKRHLPTLKTKLSRLRTLPVADPLLSSTGEAISEETIFRHCAPYETPPDVFPSDVQMCANIYEEFVKDSQMKEESLLLPDVLDDFKLTSENFTTFSSIRGRVNVVPEQLDEQLPVLDLLHGPVSVDISQYVLPEEPSRGCKMNGGLIDTDLPVRLLLPTEMELDVTLTSETSQTFISLSTKDLQREESSLLSRLCLVPERAQKEMETALWMAEKHPTFILGFLLAEPQIYEPADFQPLSGALKLLKDPSFVSVGDQLQPQMESGVLQVCTSSCCEFTESLSSERPSTEEKEEKEEKEDFTKLSLEDLEFAIRSIQISPTNETHLKSPDQKKSEAVAASLQKETITDSSQHSLPMHAVNTNKEVKPAALMFPKPETLTKTKHGVTDKMFSEVVSISSARKNDIRPTGRDVSESQSQLSNVPSRPNIRDNHRGILVSKRPREKDLDPLSTFMMLRSQQRSPQSCVNTAAPKVDKQPPPSELRPPADQIQKPDRTPNLMNAAVSGNATREQKAAGQPTGRLISPLVTQDRKESRVLQVQATASQQRAYCELLAFAEPRLSSAKQLWLNFPAWGDFSSLTSDQTHFLLKQQERALCRTTAQSAELIRDQELLFNQVALIHVLVTLKDLLLKCDLGTAVEYLTKAAEACAEQSLKQLVKRLQIILYLSHRDQESPHKLLELHQLLAAWLQGRKGQNNRDKILVIISVDSDDSRSTIIKDLNQLTDVTAVCPMEDKNKLNGANVVSSVRDSVCALVYEKHIGPDFPWNCFSLVVEYDHPGQSPWAAICRERSISHLTFNTILHDEKKKASWCLEDNVPYVLFVTEGLLNCPVLLQTLESVFNITVLERSHCPSLQMLGGTHHYSVITVDERTAIVVQEQDELCAERASEGVVMRLTALSLQYSCCWIILHCPDNREGGFSGEAFSNLVLIYSSLVLFGMKSEDLDVKVLIVSEVLEIAKWISQICFLSLMSSDRDPLSYLDRDWLAVTPSQVTPTSQNQSRRRLTEEQSLLQFPCINPLVCQLMLKRAASFQWLLRASLPQLKELLPEVPHKVLKLFSDTTSLYTLTAHPDRPDSQTVINETNHQTSPPNSPWTKKPDSDPHPQLPINLDAEPEPEPFSNNHSTNFLFGAESADPDSTEQEGNTDFRLDLGSSFGSQDLQRSWTSSDLWKEDDRSRDEAAFCGWRGRSGAVGRVVGRVDDEWANRAPPNLNEYTNYLQSTPDSPLKLDSTFSYSSVLQQPANTQTSTFSAGHGDLGLSLPAEVTLWDRGQSGQDFASNLGGMSRISATYGSKCWIGHERKRNGEAAGLVGTAMSPPKMGRLSYEKVPGRSDGQTRLKLF, from the exons ATGGATGAGTTTATTAACTTCGACTCTGAGGTCATACATGAGCTTTACAAGCACATGGAGGTCACAGAAGCTGTTTT GTGTGAAAATGATACTGAAATGTTTCCTGCTGTCAGATATAAAGCTCTGGATTATGTGTTTGAG acCACCACCAGTCTGAAAGTAATGATGAACCTGTTGGCGCTGCCAGCACCTTACCTCACGGGTACCAGTGACCTGTATCCTCACAGCGGCAGCCTGCCTGAGGTCACCTACAGGACGCCGTGGATCAGAG GAAAGATCATCTCCACCTGCAGACTCTTCGTCAGCGGCTCTGTACTCGACGACTTGGGACGGAAAAAACAAGTTAATTCACCAGAGAG ATTTAATGTCACTCTGAATCACGTGAAAGACAAGGTGGAGGTGATTCCCAGCTCTAATCCTGACTCACTGGACGATCCCGACCAGGATGAGTGTATTCGTCTTTTAAAAGACTCAAAGATCAATGATCCGTGTCAGGAATCCTTTTTCAAGTTGTCGGCTGATCAGACGTATcatgaaagtgaaaataagAGCAAAG ATCTCCACCTCCCAGAAGAGATGATGGTTGTCAATTTCCTGCCACAATTTAAGAGACATCTGCCCACGCTGAAAACCAAACTGTCCAGACTGAGGACGCTTCCTGTGGCCGACCCTCTGCTGAGCTCGACAGGTGAAGCCATCTCTGAGGAAACAATATTCAG ACACTGTGCACCCTATGAGACGCCTCCTGATGTTTTCCCCAGTGACGTTCAAATGTGTGCAAACATTTACGAGGAATTTGTTAAAGACTCACAAATGAAGGAAGAG TCTCTGCTGTTACCTGATGTTCTGGACGATTTCAAACTGACCTCAGAAAACTTCACCACTTTTTCAAGCATACGTGGTCGTGTGAATGTTGTTCCTGAACAGCTGGATGAGCAACTTCCTGTCCTGGATTTGCTTC ATGGACCAGTATCTGTGGACATTTCCCAGTATGTTTTACCAGAGGAGCCCAGCAGAGGATGCAAGATGAACGGAGGCCTGATCGACACAGATTTACCAG TACGTTTGTTGCTTCCAACTGAAATGGAGCTGGACGTGACTTTGACTTCTGAGACCAGTCAGACTTTCATCTCTCTGTCGACTAAAGATCTACAGAGGGAAGAGTCGTCCCTGCTCAGCAGACT ATGTTTGGTGCCAGAGAGAGCTCAAAAGGAGATGGAGACGGCACTTTGGATGGCAGAGAAGCACCCAACCTTCATTCTGGGCTTTCTGTTGGCAG AACCTCAAATATACGAACCTGCTGATTTCCAGCCTCTGTCTGGAGCCTTGAAATTATTAAAGGATCCAAGTTTTGTCAGTGTTGGTGACCAACTGCAGCCCCAGATGGAGTCAGGAGTCCTGCAGGTGTGTACAAGCAGCTGCTGTGAGTTCACAGAGAGCCTGAGCTCCGAGCGTCCGTCTAccgaggagaaggaggagaaggaggagaaggaagattTCACCAAACTGTCACTTGAAGATTTGGAGT TCGCCATCAGATCGATCCAGATAAGTCCCACAAACGAAACTCACCTGAAGTCACCTGATCAGAAGAAATCTGAAGCTGTTGCAGCCTCTCTCCAAAAAGAAACCATCACTGATTCATCTCAGCACAGCCTCCCGATGCACGCTgtcaacacaaacaaagaaGTCAAACCTGCAGCGTTAATGTTTCCAAAACCTGAAACCCTCACAAAGACCAAACATGGCGTCACAGACAAGATGTTTTCAGAGGTTGTATCCATCTCTTCTGCTCGTAAGAACGACATCAGGCCCACAGGTAGAGACGTCTCCGAGAGCCAATCACAGCTGAGTAACGTCCCCTCCAGACCGAACATCAGAGACAATCACAGAGGCATCCTGGTCTCCAAACGTCCACGAGAGAAGGACCTGGACCCTCTGTCCACATTCATGATGCTGAGGTCCCAGCAGAGGTCCCCTCAGAGCTGCGTTAACACTGCAG cacCAAAGGTGGACAAACAACCTCCACCGTCGGAGCTGCGGCCTCCTGCAGACCAGATTCAAAAACCAGACAGGACACCAAACTTGATGAATGCTGCTGTGTCAGGAAACGCTACCAGAGAGCAGAAAGCAGCCGGTCAGCCGACGGGTCGACTCATCAGTCCGCTCGTCACTCAGGACAGAAAGGAGAGCAGAGTCCTGCAGGTCCAAGCTACCG CTAGCCAGCAGCGTGCGTACTGTGAGCTGCTGGCCTTCGCTGAGCCCCGTCTGTCCTCTGCCAAACAGCTGTGGCTCAACTTCCCAGCGTGGGGAGACTTCAGCAGCCTGACCTCGGACCAAACACACTTCCTGCTTAAACAGCAGGAGAGGGCGCTCTGCAGGACCACCGCTCAGAGCGCAGAGCTCATCAGAG ATCAGGAACTACTTTTCAACCAGGTCGCTCTGATCCACGTGCTGGTGACACTGAAGGACCTGCTGCTGAAGTGTGACCTCGGCACTGCTGTGG AGTACCTGACGAAGGCGGCCGAGGCGTGCGCAGAGCAGAGTCTGAAGCAGCTGGTGAAGAGGCTGCAGATCATCCTGTACCTCAGTCACAGGGACCAGGAGTCGCCCCACAAACTGCTGGAGCTGCATCAGCTGCTGGCCGCATGGCTGCAGGGCAGGAAGGGACAAAACAACAGGGACAAA ATTCTTGTCATAATATCAGTCGACTCTGACGACAGCAGATCCACAATCATCAAAGATTTGAACCAACTGACTG ATGTAACAGCTGTTTGTCCTATGGAGGATAAGAACAAACTGAATGGTGCCAATGTGGTCAGCAG CGTGcgtgacagtgtgtgtgcgcTGGTGTACGAGAAGCATATAGGCCCCGACTTCCCCTGGAACTGTTTCTCCCTGGTGGTGGAGTACGACCATCCAGGCCAGTCTCCGTGGGCCGCaatctgcagagagaggagcatCAGTCACCTCACCTTCAACACCATCCTCCATGACG agaagaagaaagcctCTTGGTGCCTGGAGGACAACGTGCCGTACGTATTGTTTGTGACTGAGGGGCTCCTCAACTGTCCGGTGCTGCTACAGACGCTGGAGTCAGT GTTTAATATAACTGTGCTGGAGAGAAGTCACTGTCCGTCCCTCCAGATGCTCGGCGGGACTCATCACTACTCTGTGATCACGGTGGATGAAAGGACCGCTATCGTTGTTCAG gagcAAGATGAACTGTGTGCGGAGCGGGCAAGTGAAGGAGTGGTGATGAGGCTGActgctctgtctctgcagtACAGCTGCTGCTGGATCATCCTGCACTGCCCAGACAACCGGGAGGGAGG ATTTTCTGGTGAAGCTTTCAGCAACTTGGTGTTGATTTATTCGTCTCTGGTGCTTTTCGGCATGAAGTCGGAGGATCTTGATGTGAAG GTGCTGATTGTGTCGGAGGTGTTGGAAATCGCTAAATGGATCAGTCAGATCTGCTTCCTCAGCCTGATGTCCAGTGACAGGGATCCTCTCAGCTACCTGGACAGAGACTGGCTGGCTGTGACGCCCTCACAGGTGACCCCCACATCACAAAACCAGAGCAGGAGAAGGTTGACG GAGGAACAGTCTCTGCTGCAGTTCCCGTGTATTAACCCTCTGGTTTGTCAGCTAATGCTGAAGAGAGCGGCCTCCTTCCAGTGGCTCCTGAGGGCCTCTCTGCCTCAGCTGAAGGAGCTGCTCCCTGAGGTGCCACATAAAGTCCTAAAG CTGTTCAGTGACACCACCTCTCTGTACACACTGACCGCACATCCAGACCGGCCCGACTCTCAGACTGTGATCAATGaaacaaaccatcaaaccaGTCCACCTAACAGCCCGTGGACCAAAAAACCTGACTCTGATCCACATCCACAACTCCCCATCAATCTGGAtgcagaaccagaaccagaaccattCTCTAACAACCACAGCACCAACTTCCTGTTCGGAGCTGAGAGCGCAGATCCAGACTCAACAGAGCAGGAGGGAAACACAGATTTCAGACTAGATCTGGGTTCCTCCTTCGGTAGCCAGGACCTCCAGAGGAGCTGGACCAGCAGCGATCTGTGGAAGGAGGACGACAGAAGCAGGGACGAGGCAGCGTTCTGTGGCTGGAGGGGCAGATCCGGAGCAGTGGGGCGAGTTGTTGGGAGAGTAGATGATGAATGGGCGAACAGAGCTCCACCAAACCTCAACGAATACACAAACTACCTACAAAGCACACCTGATAGTCCCCTAAAACTGGACTCCACCTTCAGTTACAGCTCCGTCCTGCAGCAGCCAGCCAACACCCAAACATCCACCTTCTCCGCAGGCCACGGCGACCTCGGGCTGAGCCTTCCCGCAGAGGTCACGCTGTGGGATCGAGGTCAAAGCGGCCAAGACTTCGCCTCTAATCTCGGAGGGATGTCGAGAATCTCGGCGACCTACGGCTCCAAATGTTGGATCGGACACGAGAGGAAGAGGAACGGAGAAGCTGCTGGATTGGTTGGCACAG CGATGTCGCCACCGAAGATGGGGAGGTTAAGTTACGAGAAGGTGCCCGGCCGAAGCGACGGACAGACGAGGCTGAAATTATTTTAG